One genomic window of Candidatus Nitrospira inopinata includes the following:
- a CDS encoding DUF3703 domain-containing protein, with the protein MHPVLREAYERELAAAREDCAAGRLDQAFAHLERAHILGQSFTLPHARAHWEMLKVGWKRRDTVEITGQIVRIAGSLLVTWVWVPVGNTGGARVPPFKPMPIPEELQKLLREYGRG; encoded by the coding sequence ATGCACCCTGTGTTACGAGAAGCCTACGAGCGAGAGTTGGCCGCCGCAAGAGAGGATTGCGCCGCCGGCCGCTTAGATCAGGCCTTTGCTCACCTTGAGCGGGCACACATTCTTGGCCAGTCGTTCACCCTCCCCCATGCGAGAGCCCATTGGGAGATGTTGAAGGTGGGATGGAAACGGCGTGATACAGTAGAAATCACCGGCCAGATCGTGAGAATCGCGGGGTCCTTGCTCGTCACGTGGGTCTGGGTTCCGGTGGGCAACACCGGCGGGGCTCGGGTCCCTCCCTTTAAGCCCATGCCCATTCCCGAAGAACTCCAAAAACTGTTGCGAGAATATGGACGGGGGTGA